The Dehalococcoidales bacterium genomic interval CCGCCGTTCCTACCAGATGGACCCGGCCAACCGGCGCGAGGCGATGCGGGAGGTGGAGCTGGATATCGCCGAGGGGGCGGATATTATCATGGTCAAACCGGCGCTGGCTTACCTCGATGTGATTAAAGAGGTACGTGAAACCTATAACTATCCCGTCGCTGCCTATAATGTCAGCGGCGAGTATGCCATGGTCAAGGCGGCCGTCCAGCGCGGCTGGCTGGACGAGAAGCAGATTATACTGGAGGTGCTCACCGCCATCAAGCGGGCGGGAGCCGATATTATCCTTACTTACCATGCCAGGGAAGTGGCGCAGTGGCTCTAGAGGGGGCGTCTAAGAACAATTAAATGAGTTGGTTTGTTGGTCATTGCGAGCGTAGCGAAGCAATCCGTTCCCCAGGCTATGGATTGCTTCGGGCTTTGCCCTCGCAATGACAGTTCATCTCTCAGCAGCCTCTCTAGACTAAGTTTGTTTAGGATTTAGTGCTTCGGATTTAGGATTAGTGTTTTTCTGAGGGGTGACAATGAAGGAATTGAAGCGTTCCCAGGAACTTTTCGCGGAAGCCCGGCGCTACCTGCCCGGCGGCGTTGACAGCCCGGTACGGGCTTTTAAGGCGGTCGGCGGAACTCCCCCTTTCATGGTGCGGGGACAGGGTTCTAAAATCTATGACGCTGATGGCAATGAATATATCGACTATGTTTGTTCCTGGGGGCCGCTGATCCTGGGGCATTCCCACCCTCATGTGGTTGAAGCGCTGCGGGAAGCCGTGGCGCGGGGTACCAGCTTCGGCGCTTCCACTGAGCTTGAGATAACGCTGGCGAAGATGATATCGGAGGCGATGCCCTCTCTGGAGATGCTGCGATTTGTCAACTCGGGTACGGAAGCGACGATGACGGCGCTGCGTCTGGCCCGGGCATTCACCGGACGTGACCGCATTATAAAATTCGCCGGTGGCTACCACGGGCACTCTGACGGGTTGCTGGCTAAAGCCGGTTCAGGGGTGGCAACCCTGGGAATCCCCGATTCCCCCGGTGTTCCGCAGGGCTATGCCCAGAATACGCTGGTGGCCCCTTATAATGATGCTGCCGCCATGGAGGAAATCTTACGGAGTTATCACGGGGAGATTGCCGCCGTCATCATCGAGCCGGTAGCGGCTAACATGGGGCTGGTG includes:
- the hemL gene encoding glutamate-1-semialdehyde 2,1-aminomutase, with the translated sequence MKELKRSQELFAEARRYLPGGVDSPVRAFKAVGGTPPFMVRGQGSKIYDADGNEYIDYVCSWGPLILGHSHPHVVEALREAVARGTSFGASTELEITLAKMISEAMPSLEMLRFVNSGTEATMTALRLARAFTGRDRIIKFAGGYHGHSDGLLAKAGSGVATLGIPDSPGVPQGYAQNTLVAPYNDAAAMEEILRSYHGEIAAVIIEPVAANMGLVMPKPGFLAELRRLTSQFGALLIFDEVITGFRVAYGGAQSLFGITPDLTCLGKIIGGGLPVGAYGGRREIMEMMAPEGPVYQAGTLSGNPLVMTAGIETVKVLSYPGVYEQMEAKASRLAEGVTAAAAEAGISVRIARVASLLTVFFTAQAVVDYDSAKRSDTTLFARFFRELLSNGIYWPPSQFEAAFISLAHSDEDIQATVKVVADAFSTVKAG